The genomic interval ggatgaaacaattttttactgacaactgaaacaaaatattttgtgtTGCGACAGATTTTTTAATTGCGTTTTAACAATTGCAGGAGTTACAAACCATGTGAGGATATTTGTCCGGATCGGTCACGCTTATGTCTGTTAGTTTTATGTTCAGGTACTGATCAACGGAGTGTAAAGTGCCACAAATGCTAAAACACAAACATCTAAATCAGTTTCATGAAGATTACTTGTGGAGGTAACACATGGGACgtttattattttctaaattacctgagatcattttttaattctacaaCGACGTCCTTGCCGACGAGGGATTTAAAAAATGAGTAGAACAACTGCAAAAATATTTCGAGGTTACTTAATCTATTAAGAAAACAAAGGTTAACCCGCCAAAACGGCAAAAGTAAACTCACCATTCTTGTTCAATGAAAGCGTTCAATATCTATGGGATACCTTCCGAtcgtattatttaaacaacataatGCGAATAGGAATCGTATTTAAAGATTACGATATTAACTACCGGCAAAAAGTCACTGTAATGACAATTTGTTTGTAAATGTCACTGCGCACGTTGCCGAATAAGTTTGTCTACCAATGAATGCTAATGTTAAGACGCCTCTCGACTGTTCTGTATAACTTCGACTTGAAAATTATGTCATTCATGTACATAATAAAACGCTGTACGATTACGGACAAAATTATGAACAACGGTAATATGCGGTGAAAACGCAATTTAATAATTCTATGCTCTATAAAACATTTCTTTCGTATTAAACATTCATTCGTTAATGTTGCTCCTGTTGATTGGATGCGTCCACCGGTTCTTGCAACGCCACCAATCGTTCTTTGCACGCAGGAAAGAGAACGCAGGAAATCTCCCTTATCGTTTACTTGTTCGAAATACAGTAGAGAGGAGTGGATAATATTCGATCTTAACTCTCATTGGTCAGCGACTTGTTATTGCGGCGGTGCTGCCTCGAAACCGGTGACAAGGAATCAACTTTATCCAATCTTGAACTTTATTCTTATCTAAGCAACGAATTGGTGGGGGTAAAAACGCGACGTTACAGAGACCATCTCGCTTAGACGATAAGGAGCGTTTACCGTGCCATCAAGGTTGGCTTTTCaataaacttttgttaaaaGCTATTTTCGTGTGCGATCGATCTTGTACAGATTTGTAACAGTAAAACAGAAGTTTGTTTAATTATTTACGGAATGGTTGAGACTCGTCGCTTGTACAGGAAGATCGCCGCTTCGCGGTTGGTAACAGAAGGGCGTTGACATTTAATCAGAAAGGCGAAACAAGAAGATACGTTTGTGACATTAATTCGCCAGTAGCAACCTGATCGGATTCGCCGGATTCGCCGTTGCACTCGGTCTCCTATGTATTAATCGGGAAACATGTCAATTAatttaacgaaaaataaagacgCCTTGGCGGCCGCCTGGCACAGCGTAGTCGACGATAAATCGTCTACTGACTGGTAGGCTTGCATCTATCATCCTTCACTCATATATTCTCGTTCCCGGCTATGCACTAACGTCACGCAACGAACGCGTTTGTTCAATTAAATCCCCGAAGTAAATAGCATCTCTATATTTAGACGCTACACTTTTT from Halictus rubicundus isolate RS-2024b chromosome 2, iyHalRubi1_principal, whole genome shotgun sequence carries:
- the LOC143365696 gene encoding U6 snRNA-associated Sm-like protein LSm2, producing MLFYSFFKSLVGKDVVVELKNDLSICGTLHSVDQYLNIKLTDISVTDPDKYPHMLSVKNCFIRGSVVRYVQLPGDEVDTQLLQDAARKEAAVQAR